Part of the Archocentrus centrarchus isolate MPI-CPG fArcCen1 chromosome 4, fArcCen1, whole genome shotgun sequence genome is shown below.
actgcaggaatgtcttaaagatttaaagacctggatgacctgaCCTCTAATtccctgcttctaaattcactTGAAACTGACACtgtactcggccctacaaatcttagaaacattgtgtcaaaccagatacttactctggatggtattactttggcctccagtaacactgtgagaaatcttggagtcatttttgaccaggatatgtccttcaatgcacatattaaacaaatatgtaggaccacttttttgtatttgcgcaaAGATTCTTACTCTGGATCACAgcaccttggcctccagtaacactgtgagcgATCTTGAAGTCattgttcatattaaacaaatgtgtaggactttttttttgcatttgcacaatatttctaaaattagaaacatcctttctcagagtgatgatgAAAAACTAGTTAATGCGTTTATGACTTCTAGTCTGGACTTTTGCAAGTCATTACTATcagactgtcctaaaagctccctgaaaagccttcagctgatccaaaatgctgcagctagagtactgacagggactagaaagagagagcagatttctcccatattggcttctcttcattggctccctgttaaatccagaactgaatttaaaatccttctcacatacaaggtttaaataatcaggcctcatcttagcttaaccctttcatgcatgaattatgaggACCTCAGTCAAGATCTTTttcctgagtgtttttattcctctttaggcatgaaaataaaacaatgcaattgaaattttgtttatgaacctGCTTTTCACTGAGTTACAAACATGTCCACCCAGCTGGACACCATGTGTTTGACTTTTGAACCagtgaaatatgtatttaacaaaTCAATGATATTGCATCCTCAGATCCACTGTCACTACTGCTAGCATTGACTAATCCTGATCatgttaattacattcaaataacaaagaACTCCCCATGACTGGCCACTAGGTAGCAGTGTGTGGGATGATgcacaagcatccactgtgttggcTGATAAGCAACTATAACAACGAAACACGTGCATatacaagagaacagcttttCTACGTGCACCACATGTTGATCCTGCATTCTGAACCCCCTACTGACGACTCTTAGTGCTTGAGGGCTATGACAGAGAGCCCTGCTTGCCCTCTAATAGACATTACCATGAAAGCAAAGGTATACTCACATTCAAAGTCAGCAATAACTGAAGTCAATTAAGAAATTGTGAGTACAAATATTTTTCAATTTAAGTCATGTATACAACTGACCTCATGATTCCGTAGGTGACCCCTCCAGTATAATAACTATGCCACTATGTCTATGAGCTTCTTTGGTGTCAGAATATTGTTTAAATTCCTGTTAAAACTATGCATTTAGGAGCATACCTGCAGCAGGTAGCAGACGTGGTAGGGATGAGCATACTTTATATTATACTCACAAAAATCCAAACCCCTAACAGCACCCAAACCCTAAAAAATAATGCCACGTATGCTTTttctctcttaaaaaaaaatgccccccccctccatttGTTGGGTATGTTgacatgttttttgttgtttcttcatTCCCTTCGTCAGCATGGCATAAAGAAACCTACCttctccatcctcctcctcctcctcgtcgcccacatcctcctcatcctcctctacCTCATTTTCTTGCTCACCATTTTCCTCATCCTGACATGGTGAGACAGATTTATATTGGTCACcattagacacacacaaactatcCATGTTCTACAAGGTGTGAGAGAAGTAAGGGGAGCTGTTCTTACATTTTTGCCATTGGCAGCAGAGTCTTCTCCATTCTCTGTCTCTTCAGCCTgtttcttctccttcagctccTGAAAGTAAACATATTCTCAGACACACTGGCCCAGATTTATGAATGCAGTGTATGAACAGCACATGGGCAAATGACCAAATCTAATAATCTCTACAGTCAAGtttataaagagagagagaaaaaggtatatatatatatatatatatatatatatatatatatatatactagtTTGTAAAGTAGACTCAGTTTCAACACCGTAAACATCTGAAGTGGTTGCCAATACATCACAGAGCAAATAAGATCTgatgtgtgttttaatgttctctgtgtgtgtgtgtgtgtgtgtgtgtgtgtgtgtgtgtgtgtgtgtgtgtgtgtgtgtgtgtgtgtgtgtgtgtgtgtgtgtgtgtagactggCAGTTATACAGTTCTTTCCttgtcttactgaccactcaaagaaAGCACGTTACACTAGAAGCCCCATttccacacattcatacagggCTTTATTCTATACCTTTATTTCTATACCTATACACTTTATCTACCTTGCATGCATGGCCTATGTACAGTCAGCAGCTACCCCAACATGCGTGTGTTAGGGTAGCTGATGGTGGTAGCCAAAGTACCCAGAGGACACCCAGGGAGAACACCACAGAGAATGGCACCAGAAaccaaaagattaaaaataagaaCCTTCCTGGTAACTGGACTGTAGCGCTTTTCTACAATACTTGATACAATGATACCTGGGCACgcagactatatatatatatatatatatatatatatatatatatgatttttatatatatatatatatatatgatttttatatatatatatatatatatatatatatatatatatatatatatatatatatatatatatgatttttatatatatatatatatatatatgatttttatatatatatatatatatatatatatatatatatatatatatatatatatatatatatatatatatataaaaatcacgTTTCATTTTACGCATCGCTGGCTATAAAGCAAACGCCAAACAAATACTCAGAGTGCATTCTCATTGTTAGACACGCGCAACAACTCTCGGGTGTTTTTTGCGTCCTCACCGTGTTGGAAACGGGGTGCCAGCTGCGTTTCACAGACACGGAGCTCTAATGCTCATTGGTTAATGCCCTCTCAGTCCCTCCCAAATCCAGCTGGTCGGTGGAAACCCGACACCGTCAGTCACggggggcatttttttttttttcctttttacaagACCGCCGCTGACACACAGAAGTGCAAAGACTACAACTCCCAGCAGCATTATTCTGTGTCAACTAATCAAAGCAGGTgctaaaataagtaaatatatttcttgTGAGAGTCCTCCACGGCACAAAGCTCAGTATATTCCTGTATATCAGCCCACAGCCACTGAAGTCCACGGCTGACTGAGGACACGAGTCCACGCTGCTGCGCTGTCCGTCTCTGGCTTCACTTTTGTCACCTTGCAGCTGCCGTGTCTTCATACAGAGGGACCCGCTGTTAAATGAATGGGAGGCTTTCACCGCACGCGGAGCGCGTGTGTTTGCCAGCCCACACACGCGCTCAGTGCGCTCCACGACACGAATCGCGCGCCAGCTATTTGAAAACGAGCTTTTCTAAAATCTGTACTTCGCTGAGTCGTGTCGCTCGCTCGCAGCCTGTTTAGGAGACCTGCTTTGTTTAAATGCGGGCAGCTCAGAAACAGAAGCGCTGCCCCCTCTGATCACTCCGCACCAGCAGGTAGGAGAGGCTCGAGGAAAGTCATCAATGAAATGGAACGAGGAGGAGACCGGGAGCAGCGCGCCTCTGCGCAGGGAGCACAGCAGCTTTCTTCCACTGTGATCAAACCACTCATAAATCCAGAGTCGTGCGCGTTCCCACGGAGCTCCGTGCCGGCAGTGAGGTGGAGCTCCAGATGAATAAACTCAGATTATTGCTCGATCGCGTCACCGACTGGAGTTCCAGACAAGACAAAACTGCACAGTTCGAAACACAGTTCACGGAGCTCCAACGGAACTATGGAATGGCCCACacattgtgtttctgtaaaTAATTACATGGACACGTATCATaaccaattttaaatatgtCACCTTTTCATAAACCCGATATTTAATATGTAAAAATCAAAAAGAGAACTTTTTTAAGCCAACATGTCAATATTCCTGCGGTCGGTGCTATTACTAGCCCACTTCCATTCATGAAAGTCGTTTCTCAATTTACAGCAATTATAAATGTTTCATAAAGCGTGAAAGTAACAGTTTGACAGAGTCCTCAGCAGCCGGTGCAGCGGGCTCCTCATTCAGTGAGTCTGGCGTGCAGCCGCGCACACGGAGGAGCGACCAGCACGGACCAAGTGCAGCGGTCGCAGTTCTAGTTTGTGAATGACAGACAGGCGTGCTATAATCTCTTCATGCCTGACTGTAAATGAAACAGGGAGGCGGTATTAAGCTACCCACCGACGAAGCTGATCATTTTTTTCTCGTGCCAAATCTAGAACCTTAATCAGCCTATCTTCATGGCTCATCCATTTGCAGGGATGCTTTAGCGCCGACATTTCAATAGACTACAAATGTGTAGATTTAGATAAGAATTTTGTGTATATAAACAGATGATAATAATTAGTCTTTAGAAAATTGCCAGTCTTCATTTTTGGAGACACTTTTCTTAAAATAGGTAAATTAGTAACAGGTTACAGTTATAAATGGAAGCAAGAGTTAGAAAAAGCATTGTGCCCTTCTACCTCCTTCTATTGTCCTTACCTTGGCGCTCAGTTCTCCGCTGCTTTCCACCTGACTGTCTGCCATGTTTGATATAGACACAGAAATTATTATTCTGTCAGAAtatagaaaatttaaaaaacagatgtaTATAGTCCAGTTGTTGTGATAAGAAAACCGTTGTGCTGTCAGCTGCGTGTCCGCCAGCCGGAGAGCCCTTCTTTATAGGCGGTAGGAGGAGAAAGGTGCCCAGAACTGCGCTGTGATTGGTGGCTTGGCTTTGGAAATATTCAGCTTACTATTGGTCAGAGGAAAACAATAGCCAgccctccgtgtgtgtgtgtgttgttcccCGATGCTCATGGAGACACAGATACACTATAAACCTCACACACGCTGTGTTACTAACACACACTACATGTGTAACCGTTTCAAAAGTTCAGCATCCAAATGCTCTCCTCCTGGTCCCACTGGTCCCAAACCCTGCTGCAAGTCCCGCTTTCAGTGGTGCAGGAAGCATCACCTAAGATTTGTGTGAAGTTGAAGGAGTCATGTGAAGGTAATATACCCCATACTCCCCAACTGAATCATGATCCCGCAGTAGAAAGTACTTCAGTAGAAATACTAAAGTATTAGCGGCAGATTGTCATCATTTTAAACGTTTAAGCTGTCATCATACACATTAATTAATTATAGACTGTTGATGAGGATTAGTATAAGCTTCAAACTTTAGCCTTTGTGTTGCCAGTGCTATAAATAATTTGACCCGGATTTAATCAATTATTGTACATCCTTAAAGTAGGACATCTTTATCGGAATCTCACTGAGCATGCAGTAAGAGTTCCTTTGAAGAAAAGCATTCAGTCAGCAGCACATCAACAAATCATTACTTGCATACATTTATATACAATAACTGTGTTCCAAAGGTTGTTAATATGTTAGCCTATAGGTGCACTTGTGTTACACTGTGCTCAGATCACGTTGACACATTGCCTAAAATATCCATGCCCAACTTTTTAAACTGACTTGTTTCTattgtttttctactttttcaTTCTCAGTTGTAGTGCTGGTGTCAAGGCTCCAGAGGCAGGATCAGAGGCAGGATGGGGGGGGCAGGTACTGTGCGGCCTCAAAGAAGAGATGAGGTGAACatgttaatgtgaaaatacaAATTACCCATTGACATTTACATAATGCGTAACAAATTCTTCATTATCCCAGTAAGACGTTAATACTGGAACTACAAAGTAAAGCACTGACGGTTCTCTAACGAGACCGCAGTTATTCTGTTCAGCGCCGGCCTTCCCTCACCAACATGGCGGTTTGTAGAGCCCGTATTGCGTCGTGATTGCTTAACACGTGTACTGATTGGTTAGTGACCCCGAGTGAACGTAAAACTGACGCTTTGCGCCCTGTGAGTGGCTGGCAGAGCTGTCAATCATCCGGAAACTCTTATGAAAGTGGGTGCGGCGGTCGGCAGCAGGTACAGACAGGAGCGGATCAGGAGCGACTGGACTCAAATCctcaaaactcttttttttttctaaattaaatCAATGAGCGCATTtcgcactttttaaaaactaagtTGGGTTGTTCGAACAAATTACCTAAAAGACTATAAACAAATATGTTGCAAAGTAAAAGAACCTTAACACAAGGCTTCCttacttttatctttttatattGCTTTTTGTTGTATCACACCACTTTCATCAGAGACATCACAGAGGTCTTGGAGGTGGAGTCCTTAGCTACAAGAAACTGTGATGAATTTCCATTTCTACTGAGGCTACAGGTATTTGGCTCAAAATATGGTTTCAGCAGCATGAACCCATGGGGCCAAGCTGGCCTGGAACAGCAGTCTGGCTGCTGTTGATGGTGTAATAATGTGGGGAAAGTTTTCTTTGATCTTCATTGCCACAACCTACCCTTTTCTAATGGCTACCTCTAGCATGACACAATGAATTTGACAGAGTTTAATGGACATGAGTGGCCTTcctagtcaccagatctaaactGAGCAGATTGCCCTTTTTGTAGTGACGATCTACAACAGGAGGTCTGCAACataaatgtgcagctgacagatctgcaGAAGTTTTGTGAAGCAATACACAATCATGTCAATagtgcaaaaataaaagcagtacaCAGTCAGCCACTGGGTGTTCATTTCAAtgtatatagcgccaaatcacaacaataatcgcctcaaggtgcttaatATTGtgagataaagaccctacaataatacacatATTCAATGCAAAGGTGTGATGTATGTTCAAAGTTGATGTATTTCTGTCTGTGTAATtaattttaagatttaaaatgtattttgtgcagcagcagctcagcagcagagggcagcagtgGAGAGTGTGTGTATAGTGGGCTCTTTTTACGCTAATGGAATGTAAGGAAAGGAACCATTGCCTCATTCATACGCTACAACTGTCAAAGGaagaaaatatacatatttttaatataaattctACATCTTATTCTCAAAGTCTTTACATTTGTTGCCCATTTGTAACTGTACTGTGGATGACAAACACATCAGAGGTAATACGATGCAAAACACTGTACAAAAAACCCTTTCAAATTAATTGAACTTAGCATTcctattaccccccccccccccttttttttttaaccacttcaCAATTTATAAACAAAAACTGTTCTGAAGTTAAAAGTTAAGTTAATTGTTTACAAATCCAGCATAACTATTTGGGCTGATCTGCAGATCTTTGTCCAAGAAATCATTTATTCTAAATGATTTTATTACCTCTCAGAATCTTTTGTGGGGGGGTTTGTATCATTGGTTTGAACCAGCTGCTGTCCCCTGGTGGAATTTTGTCCACATAATTACAAATTCTCAAATGCCCAATGTGTTCATGTCATACTGGGCGGATAGCTGTTTACAAGGACAACTTATATTGTGTTCCATTTACTTCCAATTTgcttcattcattcaaatgcCTAGCATtcataaatgtgtgtaaaaatCTAGTTTGTTGTATTGTTATGTACTGATCTCCTAAACCCCTTACTGAATTCCTAAATGAGTTCTCagacctgctttcatctgttaTTCTTAAATTTGACAAGCTCATTTTGGACCGTGACTTTAAATTACACACTGATTCCTCTAATTGTACTGCTACCGAATTTCTTAATATTGTAAAATTTTTGCAACATATTAACAGTCCAACTCATAACAATGGGCACACCCTGGAGCTTATGTTCATTCTTGGCCTATCCTTAAACTCCCTCTGTTTGTTTGAGCTACTGTCTGACCATAAGTGTATCATCTTTCCATCTTTAGTGAGAACTTGGCAGCTAGATTTTTAGCTCTCTTCTCTTATTTGTCCATCTCAACACCTAAGTTTTCAAATATCAATGATTCACTTATTTGGTTTAATAATATGTGTACATTAGCTCTTGATAACGCAGCACTTTAAAATCCAGTTTATCTCCAGCCATCAATCCCTAACCTTGGATCAGTGAGTGCAGAAAAACTGAACAGAGGTGGAAAAATACGAACCTCCATGTGCACTACGAACACATAAAGTAGTTATTAACCATGCTTAACCGACTTATAAAAGAGGCAAGAACATCCTACTTGGGTTGATTAACAATAAAATCCTAGGTTCTCATTTTACACCATCAGCATATTCCTTAATCCCACTGGGTCTGGTTTTCATGCCATGTTGTCTGAAGATTGTGAaaaatttcttatttttttgctggTAAGCTCAATTGCATCAGATCATAGTTGAAGCCAGGAACCTGTCAACCTGTCACCCTATCTGAGTTTCATCCAATTTCCATGACAGGTCTCCTGGATATACAGTGCATCCAGAAAGTGTTCACAGTGTTTTACTTGTTCCACATTTTGTCATGTTACAGCCTCATTCTAAAATTTCTTAAATTCATTTTCAGCTCAAAATTCTACACACAATATCCCATAATGTGAAGTGAAAATttatcaaatataaaaaaacaaaaatataacatccatccatccatccatccatccatccatccttcttcttcctcttatccaattCGTGGTCACATGTACATAAATATTCACACCttttgccatccatccatccatccatccgtcatCTTCTGCTGTCCATCCATCGGTCCAGGTTGCGGGGGCAGTAGCTTAAGCAGAGAAGCACAGACCTCCCCCTCCCCAGCCACatcctccagctcacactgaggcattcccaggccagccgagagctataatctctccagcgtgttctgactaggatgcctcctgggagcctcttgggtgaggtgttccgggccaGTCCTACCAAGACGATGCCCtggagcagacccaggacatgttggagagattatatctctcttggctggcctgggaatgccttggggtcctcccggatgagctggtagaggtggctggggagagggagatctgctttgatactgttgaccataacattttattacagagatacTATAGGtgttaaaggtactgcactgcagtggtttgaatcatatttatctaacagactccaatttgttcatgtaaatggggagtctgaATCcgctaaggttaattatggacactaagaagaagaagaagaagaagaaacagcctttattgtcccacagaggggaaatttgggtgtaacagcagccgcagttattataaatataaataaaaatataataatttacactattaagaaaaagaatatatatatatataaaatcaacaaacaagattaaccttaatactactaataataacactatatacacaatgtacatgatgtgcctgtgtgttgaaccttaacaggccggactatttacagtatattatatattatcctacattgtgtaggttattgtggtttttgttgggagcagtgatggttataaagtcttacagctgctgggaggaaggatctgcggtaacgctcctttgtgcatttaggatgcagcagtctgtcactgaaggagctctccagctcagcaacagtttcatgcatgggatgggagaccttgtccatcagtgatgttattttggtcagagtccttctgtctcccaccacctgcactgagtcgagaggacatcctaggacagagctggcttttctgatgagcttgtctatcctcttcctctcagctgtagacaagctgctgctccaacatactgctgcatagaagatggctgatgccactacagagtcatagaaggtcttcaggagtgtcccctgcactccaaaagacctcagccttctcagcaggtagagtctgctctgacccttcctgtagagcgcatcagtgttatgagtccagtccagtttattgtttaggtgaacacccaggtacttataagagtccactatctcaatgtccactccctggatgttcaccggtgtccgtgtggtgggtctgcgcctgcggaaatccaccaccagctccttggttttagcggcgttgatcaggaggtggttccgctggcaccagtccacaaagtcctgagtccactgtctgtactctgagtcatcctcacctgtgatgaggccaactatggcagagtcgtcagagaacttctgcagatggcagcgtggggagttgatggagaagtctgcagtgtagagggtgaagaggaacggtgccagcacagttccctgtggggcccccgtactgcagaccagcctgtcagagacacagccctgtgtcctcacgtactgtgggcggtcagtgaggtagtccagtatccactcggagatgtggtggtccactcctgacagttccagcttgtctctcagaagtcctggctggatggtgttaaaagcactggagaaatcaaagaacatgatcctcacagtgcttccaggcttctccaggtgggtcagagctcggtgcaggaggtagatgatggcgtcatccaccctgataccaggccggtaggcgaactgcaccgggtccaacgaagacgacaccatgaggcgtagatggttgaggaccagcctctcgaggatcttcattagatgcgatgtcagggctaccggcctgtagctgctaagatcctttggatgtttggtctttggtaccggtaccacacaggaggtcttccacagttgtggtactttccccagcttcaagctcaggttgaacatgtatcccatgatgccacaccgctgatctgcgcagcacctcgggagcctggagctgatgccgtctggaccagcagcctttcgcaccttgattttacgtagctccttcctcacatgatgagttgagagggacaagatggaggtgggggatgggggttgtgagatggagtcctcagaagtgaagggggtgggtgatggctgagagctgagaggtgtgaggtcccaagaagaagaaaggttggcagtcattaaagatggtggggctgacagcaggggggactgggctgggggaggggtgggtggctggtcaaacctgttaaagaactggttcaggttgttcacccactctaagtctcccacaaccctagggcttggtttgtggcctgaaattgagttcaaactcctccaaaccccactgatgttgctctgctgtagctggtcctccatcttcttcctgtagatgttttttccatccctgattttccttctcagatccttctgcacggctctcagctcctccttatttcctgatctaaaggctctcttcttctccttcaggagagcctttattccagagttgatccagggtttgttgtttgaaaaacaccgtaccctcctggtgggcacagagttttccacgcagaaattgatgtaaatggactagttcttatatagcgcttttctactcagtcagagcactcaaagcgcttatacaacatgttttacattcacccatgcactcccattcatacaagcacttccatgtttactaagctaagtgcttttaattagctaacattcacacacattcatactccgacaggacggtcggagagcaacttggggttaagtatcttgcccaaggatacattggcatgtagcctggagtagccaggaatcgaaccgctgaccttccgatcagtaggtgacctgctctacctactgtaatcagtgatgcagtccgtaatgctgtcgatgtcctccccatgaggggcacaaagctcttcccacacagtggagctaaagcagtctctcagagcttcttcagtctcctcagaccatttcttcactgtgtgtgtcacaactggttctctgtgtaccaagcgtttgtacacaggctggagatgaaccaggtggtgatctgagccccccaggggaggcagaggtgatgagctgtatgcctccttgatgttggcatacagtagatccagtgtgttggtattcctggtgtggcaggtgacatactgggtgaaggtggggagagtggaggacagggagacgtggttaaagtcccctgagatcagaaagagggcctgtgggtgctgtgtttggaggctgctggtagtagcatggaggacatcgcaggctgcagcagcgttagcagagggcggcacatacacagttatcacaataacatgtgaaaactcccgaggaagatagtgcggtctcataccaacagcgagcagttcaatgtccttactgcagagcgtctctttgatggttagatgtctggagttgcaccatctatcgtttacaaacacagccagacccccgccccgcTTCTTACCACGCTCCGTGGTTCTGTCGGcccggatcaaatgaaagccgtccatgtttatgtgtgagtccggggttagctcggttagccacgtctccctcaggcacatgaggctgctctcccggtagctcctttgatgtcgcgttagcgccgccagctcgtccactttgttgggaagagatctcacgtttcccatgatgatggacgggatgacgggcctgtaccttctcccctggcaacg
Proteins encoded:
- the ptmaa gene encoding prothymosin alpha-A, which encodes MADSQVESSGELSAKELKEKKQAEETENGEDSAANGKNDEENGEQENEVEEDEEDVGDEEEEEDGEGDEEDDDEDDIDGPRGKRAADDDDDEDETESKKQKTDQ